The proteins below come from a single Pseudomonadota bacterium genomic window:
- the gspF gene encoding type II secretion system inner membrane protein GspF: MPAFQYVALTPEGKERKGIIEGDSPRHIRNQLREQGLTPLKVDESASAERRASAGSGGDRVRTFRGRLSTNELSLLVRQIATLINAGSPVEEAISATATYSENTRVKSLLLNVRSRVLEGHTLADSLGQYPRVFPEMFRATVAAGEQSGHLDGVLERLADYTEDRQMTQATVKKALVYPAVMIVASLAILYALLTFVMPQMVETFDNLGQDLPDITQILIGVSEFTQAWGSYIIVGLVALAFGFERAMHIEGFKARVHALWLRIPLIRSMVRSANSAQFARTLSILAGSGVPVLQSLDIAAQVITNRPMRQAVIGAAERVREGASLAKSLERSARFPPMMVHLIASGEGSGRLGFMLDKAASHLEREQDSLISSFLGLLQPLIVVVMGGAVLVIVLGMLMPIFELNAIVT, translated from the coding sequence ATGCCGGCCTTCCAGTACGTTGCACTCACCCCCGAGGGCAAGGAGCGCAAGGGCATCATCGAGGGCGACAGCCCACGTCACATTCGAAACCAGCTGCGCGAGCAGGGACTGACACCGCTCAAGGTCGACGAGTCGGCGAGCGCGGAACGTCGTGCGTCGGCCGGCAGCGGCGGCGACCGTGTTCGCACGTTCCGAGGGCGCTTGAGCACCAACGAGTTGTCGCTGCTGGTCCGCCAGATTGCCACGCTGATCAACGCGGGCAGTCCGGTTGAGGAGGCGATCAGCGCGACCGCCACCTACTCCGAGAACACGCGGGTCAAGAGCCTGTTGCTGAACGTGCGCTCTCGCGTGCTCGAGGGACACACGCTCGCCGATTCCCTTGGGCAGTACCCGCGCGTGTTCCCCGAGATGTTCCGCGCCACCGTCGCGGCCGGCGAGCAATCCGGTCACCTCGATGGCGTGCTCGAGCGCCTCGCGGACTACACCGAAGACCGCCAGATGACCCAGGCCACGGTCAAGAAAGCGCTGGTGTACCCCGCCGTGATGATCGTTGCCAGTCTGGCCATCCTGTATGCCCTGCTGACCTTCGTGATGCCGCAGATGGTCGAGACCTTCGACAACCTCGGGCAGGACCTGCCCGACATCACCCAGATCCTGATCGGTGTGTCGGAGTTCACCCAGGCCTGGGGCAGCTACATCATCGTGGGCCTGGTGGCGCTGGCTTTCGGGTTCGAGCGCGCCATGCACATCGAAGGCTTCAAGGCCCGGGTGCACGCCCTGTGGCTGCGCATCCCACTGATTCGCTCCATGGTGCGCAGCGCAAACTCCGCGCAATTTGCCCGCACGCTCAGCATCCTCGCGGGCAGTGGGGTGCCGGTTTTGCAATCTCTGGACATTGCAGCGCAGGTCATCACCAACCGCCCAATGCGCCAGGCAGTGATCGGCGCCGCAGAGCGCGTGCGCGAAGGCGCGAGCCTGGCCAAGTCACTCGAGCGCTCCGCGCGCTTCCCGCCAATGATGGTTCACCTGATTGCCAGTGGCGAGGGCTCGGGTCGACTCGGCTTCATGCTCGACAAGGCCGCGAGTCACCTCGAGCGCGAGCAGGATTCGCTGATTTCCTCCTTCCTCGGACTGCTCCAACCGCTGATCGTCGTGGTCATGGGCGGCGCGGTCCTGGTGATCGTGCTGGGCATGCTCATGCCGATCTTCGAGCTCAACGCAATCGTGACCTGA
- a CDS encoding helix-turn-helix domain-containing protein — protein MSSAVKKASAKGSAVEHCIVAELEKYFVALGSEKPTGVHRMVMVQAERAVIQFVVDQVDGNQSHAAEILGISRGTLRRKLKELNITL, from the coding sequence ATGAGTTCCGCGGTCAAGAAAGCCTCGGCGAAGGGCAGTGCGGTCGAGCACTGCATCGTGGCGGAACTCGAGAAGTACTTTGTGGCCCTCGGCTCCGAGAAACCGACCGGCGTACACCGCATGGTGATGGTCCAGGCGGAACGCGCCGTGATCCAGTTTGTCGTCGACCAGGTCGACGGTAACCAGAGCCACGCAGCCGAGATCCTCGGCATCAGCCGAGGCACCTTGCGTCGCAAGCTCAAAGAGCTGAACATCACCCTTTGA
- the dusB gene encoding tRNA dihydrouridine synthase DusB, translated as MQIGPYSIDGVAVLAPMAGVTDKPFRALCHRHGAATVTAEMVTADTSLYGSRKSVTRLDHSGEEQPRIAQIVGADPALMADAARANVDYGAEVIDINMGCPAKKVCNKAAGSALLADEAQVARILDAVVAAVDVPVTLKIRTGTDPSRRNGVEIARIAERAGIASLAVHGRTRADRFAGTAEFATVARIRDAVSVPLVANGDIDSPERAKQVLDETGADAVMIGRAAQGNPWLFDAINHYVATGEIRPAPDDAARGKALMWYLNELYGLYGEERGVRIARKHITWFCKDKPGAARFRAHVNTLEKPEAQCDAVSGFFNDSPSWADWAEPGERDVA; from the coding sequence ATGCAGATAGGCCCCTACAGCATCGACGGCGTTGCCGTGCTCGCGCCCATGGCAGGTGTCACGGACAAACCGTTTCGCGCGCTGTGCCACCGGCACGGTGCGGCCACGGTGACGGCCGAAATGGTGACGGCAGACACCTCGCTGTACGGTAGTCGCAAGTCTGTCACGCGGCTCGACCACTCCGGCGAGGAGCAACCCAGAATTGCGCAGATTGTCGGCGCCGACCCGGCCCTGATGGCGGACGCTGCGCGGGCCAACGTCGATTATGGCGCCGAAGTCATCGACATCAACATGGGGTGCCCTGCCAAGAAAGTGTGCAACAAGGCAGCCGGGTCCGCCCTGCTCGCAGACGAGGCTCAGGTCGCGCGCATACTCGACGCCGTCGTCGCCGCAGTCGATGTCCCCGTAACGTTGAAGATCCGGACGGGCACGGATCCGAGTCGGCGCAACGGGGTCGAGATTGCCCGGATAGCCGAGCGGGCCGGTATCGCCTCCCTTGCCGTGCACGGCCGCACCCGTGCGGACCGCTTTGCCGGCACGGCAGAATTCGCAACCGTGGCACGCATCCGCGATGCTGTAAGCGTGCCACTGGTCGCGAACGGGGACATCGATTCCCCTGAACGCGCCAAGCAGGTCCTCGATGAAACGGGCGCCGACGCGGTCATGATCGGCCGCGCGGCACAAGGGAACCCCTGGCTCTTCGACGCGATTAACCACTATGTAGCCACCGGCGAAATCCGCCCAGCGCCAGATGACGCTGCACGGGGCAAAGCCCTGATGTGGTATCTCAACGAGCTGTACGGCCTGTACGGGGAAGAGCGCGGTGTACGCATCGCCCGCAAGCACATTACGTGGTTCTGTAAAGACAAGCCGGGGGCTGCCAGGTTTCGTGCTCACGTCAATACACTCGAAAAACCCGAAGCGCAGTGCGACGCGGTCTCCGGCTTTTTCAACGACTCCCCGTCGTGGGCCGATTGGGCTGAGCCGGGCGAGAGAGACGTCGCATGA
- the prmA gene encoding 50S ribosomal protein L11 methyltransferase, whose protein sequence is MSDAVEADAVTEPASGWWQYRVLASADEVDALESALFASGALSVTLLDAADQPILEPAPGETPLWEHVVLVGLYAGDATADVLAVEIGAALGRPVDGAQLERLADEAWERAWMAHFQPMHFGGALWIVPSHADAPEPDAVNVRLDPGLAFGSGTHPTTALCLRHLAAASPRGLSVIDFGCGSGVLAVAALKLGAARVWATDIDPQALIATRENATLNAVAEILDVSLPDEGPDWQADVLLANILHGPLLALRDSLVARVVPGGKVVLSGVLTEQVEGLKAHYAAVLDDIDVVGDGDWCRLSGRVR, encoded by the coding sequence GTGAGTGACGCCGTCGAGGCCGATGCGGTGACCGAACCTGCATCGGGCTGGTGGCAGTACCGGGTGCTGGCATCGGCCGACGAGGTCGATGCCCTCGAGTCGGCGTTGTTTGCCTCCGGCGCGCTGTCGGTCACGCTGCTCGATGCCGCAGATCAACCTATCCTCGAGCCCGCCCCCGGCGAGACGCCCCTCTGGGAGCACGTTGTGCTGGTCGGGCTCTACGCCGGTGATGCGACCGCCGACGTGCTTGCCGTCGAGATCGGCGCAGCGCTCGGCCGCCCGGTTGACGGTGCGCAGCTCGAGCGCCTGGCCGACGAAGCCTGGGAACGTGCGTGGATGGCGCATTTCCAGCCCATGCACTTCGGCGGTGCGCTCTGGATCGTGCCCAGCCACGCAGACGCACCCGAACCCGATGCCGTCAACGTCCGGCTCGATCCAGGGCTCGCGTTCGGCAGCGGCACGCACCCGACCACCGCGTTGTGCCTGCGGCACCTTGCGGCCGCGTCGCCGCGCGGATTGTCGGTCATCGACTTCGGCTGCGGCTCCGGGGTGTTGGCCGTCGCTGCGCTGAAGCTCGGCGCCGCGCGGGTGTGGGCGACTGACATCGACCCGCAGGCGTTGATTGCCACCCGTGAGAATGCGACCCTCAACGCGGTGGCAGAGATACTGGATGTGTCGCTGCCTGACGAGGGGCCGGACTGGCAGGCCGACGTCCTGCTCGCCAACATACTGCACGGTCCGCTCCTGGCGTTGCGTGACAGCCTGGTGGCGCGGGTCGTACCGGGCGGCAAGGTGGTGTTGAGTGGCGTGTTGACCGAGCAGGTCGAAGGCCTCAAGGCCCACTACGCAGCCGTACTGGACGACATCGACGTGGTGGGCGACGGCGACTGGTGCCGGTTATCCGGTCGGGTTCGGTGA
- the gspE gene encoding type II secretion system ATPase GspE, which yields MPPEPAFNPLPYSYAKRHRVLVQSDAEGQIELVFTPETSTSAIVEAQRKAGRPTQLHEMQQSDFDTQLARFYESGQATSDIIDDLGDEYSLSTLADALPEPEDLMESSDDAPVIRLINAILTQAIRDGASDIHIEPFEKALRIRYRVDGVMLHLYEPPREIAPLIISRIKVMSKLDIAEKRVPQDGRISVRVAGRPVDVRVSTLPSGHGERVVMRLLDKQAGRLRLEKLGMADHALDMLREILGQPHGILLVTGPTGSGKTTSLYAALTELNDGKSTILTVEDPVEYYIDGIGQTQVNPKVDLDFARGLRAILRQDPNIVMVGEIRDLETAEIAVQASLTGHLVLSTLHTNTAVGAVTRLRDMGVEPFLLSSSLIGVVAQRLVRVLCNHCKRPHEPSDSERELLGIHADDSQQLHTAVGCEHCKGEGYQGRSGVYEVVVIDNALRNMIHDGASEHELEQHARSQSQSMFEDGKRRVLAGQTSLEEVLRVTRES from the coding sequence CTGCCGCCTGAACCGGCGTTCAACCCGCTGCCGTACAGCTACGCCAAACGGCACCGGGTGCTGGTGCAGAGCGACGCCGAGGGCCAGATCGAGCTGGTGTTCACGCCCGAGACCAGCACCAGCGCGATCGTCGAAGCCCAGCGCAAAGCCGGCCGACCCACCCAGTTGCACGAGATGCAGCAGAGTGACTTCGACACCCAACTCGCCCGTTTCTACGAGTCGGGCCAGGCCACCAGCGACATCATCGACGACCTCGGCGACGAGTACAGCCTGAGCACACTCGCTGACGCCCTGCCCGAGCCCGAGGACCTGATGGAGTCCTCGGACGACGCGCCGGTCATCCGCCTGATCAACGCGATCCTCACCCAGGCGATCCGCGACGGTGCCTCCGATATCCACATCGAGCCCTTCGAAAAGGCGCTGCGCATCCGCTACCGGGTCGACGGGGTGATGCTTCACCTGTACGAGCCGCCGCGGGAGATCGCGCCGCTGATCATCTCCCGCATCAAGGTCATGTCCAAGCTCGACATCGCCGAGAAGCGCGTGCCCCAGGACGGACGCATCTCGGTGCGCGTCGCCGGCCGCCCGGTCGACGTGCGCGTGTCGACACTGCCGTCGGGCCACGGCGAACGGGTCGTCATGCGCCTGCTCGACAAGCAGGCCGGGCGGTTGCGCCTCGAGAAGCTCGGGATGGCCGACCACGCGCTCGACATGCTGCGCGAGATCCTCGGTCAACCTCACGGCATCCTGCTGGTGACAGGGCCGACCGGGTCGGGCAAGACCACCAGCCTCTACGCTGCGCTGACCGAGCTGAACGACGGCAAGAGCACGATCCTCACGGTCGAGGACCCGGTCGAGTACTACATCGACGGTATCGGTCAAACGCAGGTGAACCCCAAGGTCGACCTGGATTTTGCCCGGGGCCTGCGCGCCATCCTGCGCCAGGACCCGAACATCGTCATGGTCGGTGAGATTCGCGACCTCGAAACCGCGGAGATTGCCGTGCAGGCGAGCCTGACCGGTCACTTGGTGCTCTCGACCCTGCACACCAACACAGCCGTCGGCGCCGTGACGCGGCTACGCGACATGGGGGTCGAGCCCTTCCTGCTCTCGTCCTCGCTGATCGGTGTGGTAGCACAGCGCCTGGTTCGCGTCCTGTGCAACCACTGCAAGCGGCCGCACGAACCCTCGGACTCCGAGCGCGAGCTGCTGGGGATCCACGCCGACGACAGCCAGCAACTGCACACCGCCGTGGGCTGCGAACACTGCAAGGGCGAGGGCTATCAGGGGCGTTCGGGCGTGTACGAGGTCGTGGTAATCGACAATGCCCTGCGCAACATGATTCACGACGGCGCCAGTGAGCACGAGCTGGAACAGCACGCGCGCTCGCAGTCGCAGAGCATGTTCGAAGACGGCAAGCGGCGTGTGTTGGCGGGCCAGACCTCCCTCGAAGAAGTCTTGCGGGTCACCCGCGAAAGCTGA
- a CDS encoding zinc-ribbon and DUF3426 domain-containing protein, giving the protein MIVECPHCGSHLRTDSRALKGATTVRCGACLGEFDALEHIKLDSAVGMDPAGDPRVRKHSLEREDVEGGSASTPAVQQRRSVLSNPAPPTPRPRWAPLGGVLALAAVGIGGLHLARDQLASHPTGHALVSRWCAWVGCDVTPQQDYSAIRLLRRQIYAHPSRVDALVISLAMVNDAHFAQDFPVLRVRMTDQAGDVVARGEFAPAEYLDTFDTSVLMQPGRAVDVQLEVADPGDDAVSFDLEFH; this is encoded by the coding sequence ATGATCGTCGAATGTCCACATTGCGGATCCCACCTGCGAACCGACAGCCGCGCGCTGAAGGGGGCGACCACGGTGCGGTGCGGTGCGTGCCTCGGCGAATTCGACGCGCTCGAGCACATCAAGCTGGACTCGGCCGTCGGCATGGACCCCGCCGGCGACCCCCGTGTGCGCAAGCACAGCCTCGAACGGGAAGACGTCGAGGGCGGAAGCGCATCGACACCGGCCGTGCAACAGCGGCGTTCGGTGCTCTCGAACCCGGCGCCGCCGACACCGCGCCCGCGGTGGGCCCCTTTGGGTGGGGTTCTGGCCCTGGCTGCGGTTGGTATCGGCGGGCTGCACCTTGCGCGTGACCAGCTCGCGTCCCACCCCACGGGGCATGCGCTTGTCAGCCGGTGGTGTGCCTGGGTCGGGTGCGACGTCACACCGCAACAGGACTACTCGGCGATCCGCCTGCTGCGCCGCCAGATCTACGCGCACCCGAGCCGCGTGGACGCGCTGGTGATCAGTTTGGCGATGGTCAACGACGCGCACTTTGCCCAGGACTTTCCCGTGTTGCGTGTGCGCATGACCGACCAGGCGGGCGACGTGGTCGCGCGTGGCGAATTCGCGCCGGCGGAGTACCTGGATACCTTCGACACGAGCGTACTAATGCAACCCGGACGCGCTGTCGATGTGCAACTGGAAGTCGCTGACCCCGGGGATGACGCGGTCTCCTTCGACCTCGAATTTCACTGA
- the accC gene encoding acetyl-CoA carboxylase biotin carboxylase subunit, which yields MIKKVLIANRGEIALRIMRCCRDLDISTVAVYSTADRDLKHVRLADEAVCIGPPPSAKSYLNVPAIIAAAEVTNSDAIHPGYGFLSENADFAERVESSGFTFIGPTAQLIRTMGDKVAAIKAMQEVGVPCVPGSGGPLDDDPDANLRIAEEIGYPVLIKASGGGGGRGMRVVQSADELIESISLTRAEAAAAFNNDVVYMEKFLGAPRHVEFQVLSDTHGNAIHLGERDCSMQRRHQKVVEEAPAPGITEEQRARIGQLCVDACVRLGYRGAGTFEFLYQDGEFYFIEMNTRVQVEHPVTEMVTGIDIIRQQISIASGEALRYRQSDVELRGHAFECRVNAEDPRTFMPSPGVIQQYHAPGGLGVRMETHIYNGYRVPPHYDSMIGKLIVHGNDRERAMARMRGALSEIHIDGIKTNIPLQLDIFDDPGFQAGGVDIHYLENTLLKAEE from the coding sequence ATGATCAAGAAAGTCCTGATCGCCAACCGCGGCGAAATCGCACTGCGCATCATGCGCTGCTGCCGCGACCTGGACATCAGCACGGTGGCGGTGTACTCCACAGCCGACCGCGATCTGAAACACGTGCGCCTCGCCGATGAGGCCGTGTGCATCGGCCCGCCGCCGTCGGCCAAGAGCTACCTCAACGTGCCCGCGATCATCGCCGCGGCGGAAGTCACCAACAGCGACGCGATTCACCCGGGGTACGGCTTCCTGTCCGAGAACGCGGATTTTGCCGAGCGCGTCGAATCGAGTGGCTTCACGTTCATTGGGCCGACCGCGCAACTCATCCGCACCATGGGCGACAAGGTCGCGGCGATCAAGGCGATGCAGGAGGTTGGCGTACCCTGTGTGCCGGGCTCCGGCGGCCCGCTCGACGACGACCCTGACGCCAACCTGCGCATCGCCGAGGAGATCGGCTACCCGGTGCTGATCAAGGCCTCGGGCGGCGGCGGTGGCCGGGGCATGCGGGTGGTGCAGTCTGCCGACGAGCTGATCGAGTCGATCAGCCTCACGCGTGCCGAGGCTGCGGCGGCCTTCAACAACGACGTGGTGTACATGGAGAAATTCCTGGGTGCACCCCGGCACGTGGAATTTCAGGTGCTCTCCGACACGCACGGCAACGCCATTCACCTCGGCGAACGCGACTGCTCGATGCAGCGTCGCCACCAGAAAGTGGTCGAGGAGGCGCCCGCACCCGGCATCACCGAGGAACAACGCGCCCGCATCGGGCAGCTGTGCGTCGACGCCTGTGTGCGCCTCGGGTACCGCGGCGCGGGCACGTTCGAGTTCCTCTACCAGGACGGCGAGTTCTATTTCATCGAGATGAACACACGGGTCCAGGTCGAGCACCCGGTCACCGAGATGGTCACGGGCATCGACATCATCCGCCAGCAGATCAGCATCGCGTCGGGCGAGGCGCTGCGTTACAGGCAATCCGATGTCGAGCTTCGTGGGCACGCCTTCGAATGCCGCGTCAATGCCGAGGACCCGCGGACCTTCATGCCCTCACCCGGCGTTATCCAGCAGTACCACGCGCCCGGTGGGCTCGGCGTGCGCATGGAGACACACATCTACAACGGGTACCGTGTGCCGCCGCACTACGATTCGATGATCGGCAAACTGATCGTGCACGGCAACGACCGCGAGCGGGCAATGGCGCGGATGCGCGGCGCGCTCAGTGAAATCCACATCGATGGCATCAAGACCAACATCCCGTTGCAGCTCGACATCTTCGACGACCCGGGCTTTCAGGCCGGTGGCGTGGACATCCACTACCTCGAGAACACGCTGCTCAAGGCAGAGGAGTGA
- the purH gene encoding bifunctional phosphoribosylaminoimidazolecarboxamide formyltransferase/IMP cyclohydrolase encodes MSQTSRRSLSRALLSVSDKTGLLALAKALSAAGVELLSTGGTATLLREAGLAVIDVSQHTGFPEIMAGRVKTLHPRVHGGILGRRDLDQDTMAAHNIPPIDLVVVNLYPFEQATADPGCDLETAIENIDIGGPAMIRAAAKNHADVAVVTDPADYVELIDSIESDGGTDLAYRYRLAVKAFAHTARYDGIVANYLSARMGDGVDTHPTVFSSQFERVEVLRYGENPHQRAAFYRDTAVSAASIARAEQVQGKALSYNNIADADAALECVRQFDEPACVIVKHANPCGVATAADLAAAYDAAYRTDPTSAFGGIIAFNAAPEAALVERILGQQFVEVLIAPDYDAAARAAAAAKPNIRVLACGDLGDTAPQHRLQSVTGGLLVQDLDLGSLAAADLKVVSQRPPSAAELRDLQFAWSVAKFVKSNAIVYARDHATVGIGAGQMSRVYSARIAGIKAQDEGLAVAGSVMASDAFFPFRDGIDNAAEVGITAVIQPGGSMRDDEVIAAADAHGMAMVFTGMRHFRH; translated from the coding sequence ATGTCACAGACCTCCCGCCGAAGCCTCTCTCGCGCGCTCCTGAGCGTGTCCGACAAGACCGGCCTGCTGGCCCTGGCCAAGGCACTGAGTGCGGCCGGTGTCGAGCTCCTGTCCACGGGCGGTACCGCGACGCTGCTGCGTGAGGCGGGCCTGGCTGTCATCGATGTGTCGCAACACACCGGGTTTCCGGAAATCATGGCGGGTCGGGTCAAAACACTCCACCCCCGTGTTCACGGCGGGATTCTCGGGCGCCGCGATCTCGATCAAGACACCATGGCAGCGCACAACATTCCGCCGATCGACCTCGTGGTGGTCAACCTCTACCCGTTCGAGCAGGCCACTGCGGACCCGGGCTGCGACCTCGAAACGGCCATCGAGAACATCGACATCGGCGGGCCGGCCATGATCCGGGCAGCGGCGAAAAACCACGCCGATGTGGCGGTGGTCACTGACCCGGCCGACTACGTCGAACTGATCGATTCCATCGAGTCCGACGGTGGTACAGACTTGGCATACCGGTACCGCTTGGCGGTCAAGGCCTTTGCCCACACGGCGCGCTACGACGGTATCGTCGCGAACTACCTCAGTGCGCGCATGGGTGACGGTGTCGATACCCACCCAACCGTGTTCAGCTCGCAGTTCGAACGGGTGGAGGTGCTGCGCTACGGCGAGAACCCGCATCAACGCGCGGCCTTCTACCGCGACACGGCCGTGAGCGCGGCGTCCATCGCGCGCGCCGAGCAGGTGCAGGGCAAGGCCCTCTCATACAACAACATTGCCGATGCCGACGCGGCGCTCGAGTGTGTCAGGCAGTTCGACGAGCCGGCCTGTGTGATCGTCAAGCACGCAAACCCGTGCGGTGTGGCAACGGCTGCGGACCTCGCAGCGGCCTACGACGCAGCCTACCGCACTGATCCGACGTCGGCCTTCGGTGGCATCATTGCCTTCAACGCTGCGCCGGAGGCTGCCCTGGTGGAGCGGATCCTGGGCCAGCAGTTTGTCGAGGTCCTGATTGCGCCGGACTACGACGCCGCTGCGCGTGCAGCCGCCGCGGCCAAGCCGAACATCCGCGTGTTGGCGTGTGGCGACCTGGGCGACACCGCACCGCAGCATCGCTTGCAGAGTGTCACGGGCGGTCTGCTGGTGCAGGATCTCGACCTTGGCAGCCTGGCTGCGGCGGACCTCAAGGTTGTCAGCCAACGCCCACCGAGCGCGGCGGAGCTGCGTGACCTGCAGTTCGCGTGGTCGGTCGCGAAATTCGTCAAGTCGAATGCCATCGTCTACGCCCGCGATCACGCCACGGTGGGCATCGGCGCCGGTCAGATGAGCCGCGTGTATTCGGCGCGCATCGCCGGCATCAAGGCGCAGGACGAGGGCCTGGCTGTGGCGGGGTCGGTGATGGCATCCGACGCGTTCTTCCCGTTTCGCGACGGCATCGACAACGCCGCCGAGGTCGGTATCACGGCGGTCATCCAGCCCGGTGGGTCGATGCGGGACGACGAGGTGATCGCGGCGGCCGATGCGCACGGCATGGCCATGGTCTTCACCGGCATGCGCCACTTTCGCCACTGA
- the gspD gene encoding type II secretion system secretin GspD: MYTNQHSRFARVLAIFAALSVVSPAFSADENLTEGPDGNFTLNLPNADISSLITLVSRKTGKNFIVDPRVKAKVTVISSTPTNAEELYEVFLSVLQVHGFAAVEAGDLIKILPEVTARTGPVPNLNTDTNTDSDQLVTHVIKLNNVSAAQLVPILRPLVPQQGHLAASPNTNQLVITDRASNVARLVQIIRRIDVADTGSVEVIKLSHASASELIRIVNTLESQNQVPGDVGSSLKLAADDRTNSLLISGDQGARLRVRGLVAHLDTPLETGGGTKVVYLKYAKAEDLVSILTGVSQGQSKIGIADAAEGDVQSAAQPAITDGQVLQQQQQQQLVANVTGGAIQVSTESNVDIQADPQTNALIITAPPGEMRNILSVVRQLDIRRAQVLVEAIIAEVSENTVRELGGNLVIDGTPKGLPAVATNLGNFSTEAANLAAIAAGTGTNLGAGFSALFGGEGDRGSIGYLLRAIASDSENNILSTPSLVTLDNEEASIIVGSNVPIITSTQLSSSNNNPFQTIDREDIGVKLTIKPQINEGDTIKLDIEQEVSQIEDDSTTGASDIVTSKRTIVTSVLVDDGQTLVLGGLLSDTVNDSKERVPGLSSIPILGNLFRYKSRTQRKRNLMVFLHPTILRDSRTASYYSSEKYNYLRTKQLIPEDTTRGGRGIERDKLPDFDVYFRGKPIGDIAMRSAEILRQQDKATSITQ, from the coding sequence TTGTACACGAATCAGCACAGCAGGTTTGCACGCGTACTCGCAATTTTTGCCGCGCTGTCGGTCGTGTCCCCGGCGTTTTCGGCCGACGAGAATCTGACAGAGGGCCCCGACGGCAACTTCACGCTCAACCTGCCCAACGCCGACATCAGCTCGCTGATCACCCTCGTGTCGCGCAAGACCGGCAAGAATTTCATCGTCGACCCACGGGTCAAGGCGAAAGTCACGGTGATTTCCTCGACGCCGACCAACGCCGAAGAACTCTACGAAGTCTTTCTTTCGGTGCTGCAGGTGCACGGTTTTGCGGCGGTGGAGGCGGGCGACCTGATCAAGATCCTGCCCGAAGTCACGGCCCGCACGGGGCCAGTGCCCAACCTCAATACCGACACCAACACCGACAGTGATCAATTGGTCACGCACGTGATCAAGCTCAACAACGTCTCCGCAGCCCAGCTCGTTCCGATCCTGCGCCCCCTGGTGCCGCAGCAGGGGCACCTGGCGGCAAGCCCGAACACTAACCAACTTGTCATCACTGACCGTGCGTCCAACGTCGCGCGCCTGGTGCAGATCATCCGCCGCATCGACGTGGCAGACACCGGTTCGGTCGAAGTGATCAAACTCAGCCATGCGTCCGCGTCAGAGCTGATCCGAATCGTCAACACGCTCGAGTCACAAAACCAGGTGCCCGGCGACGTCGGCAGCTCACTCAAGCTCGCCGCCGATGACCGGACCAACAGCCTGCTGATCAGCGGCGACCAGGGCGCGCGCCTGCGTGTCCGCGGGCTCGTGGCCCACCTCGACACGCCGCTGGAGACCGGTGGCGGCACCAAGGTCGTCTACCTCAAGTACGCCAAGGCCGAGGACCTGGTGAGCATCCTGACCGGCGTGTCGCAGGGCCAGTCGAAGATCGGCATCGCCGACGCAGCCGAGGGCGACGTTCAGAGCGCGGCACAGCCCGCGATCACCGACGGTCAGGTGCTGCAACAGCAACAACAACAGCAGCTGGTCGCCAACGTGACCGGCGGCGCGATACAGGTCAGCACCGAGAGCAACGTCGACATCCAGGCCGACCCGCAGACCAATGCGCTGATCATCACGGCCCCGCCCGGTGAAATGCGCAACATCCTCTCGGTGGTGCGTCAGCTCGACATCCGGCGGGCGCAGGTGCTGGTCGAGGCAATCATCGCCGAAGTCTCGGAAAACACCGTGCGGGAACTCGGCGGCAACCTCGTCATCGACGGCACACCAAAGGGCCTGCCGGCGGTCGCCACCAACCTCGGCAACTTTTCCACCGAAGCCGCGAACCTCGCGGCGATCGCAGCGGGCACCGGCACCAACCTCGGCGCCGGTTTCTCGGCGTTGTTCGGTGGCGAAGGCGACCGGGGGTCGATTGGCTACCTGCTGCGTGCGATCGCGTCGGATTCGGAAAACAACATCCTCTCGACGCCGTCGCTGGTCACGCTCGACAACGAAGAGGCGTCGATCATTGTCGGCTCCAACGTGCCGATCATCACCAGCACACAGCTTTCGAGCAGCAACAACAACCCGTTCCAGACCATCGATCGCGAAGACATCGGCGTGAAACTCACGATCAAGCCGCAGATCAACGAAGGCGACACGATCAAGCTCGACATCGAGCAGGAGGTCTCGCAGATCGAGGACGACTCCACCACGGGCGCCTCCGACATCGTGACCAGCAAGCGGACCATTGTCACAAGCGTGTTGGTCGACGACGGCCAGACGCTGGTGCTCGGCGGCCTGCTGTCGGACACGGTCAACGACAGCAAGGAGCGTGTGCCCGGGTTGAGCAGCATCCCGATCCTCGGCAACCTGTTCCGCTACAAGAGCCGCACCCAGCGCAAACGCAACCTGATGGTGTTCCTGCACCCGACCATCCTGCGCGACTCCCGCACCGCGTCCTACTATTCCAGTGAGAAATACAATTACTTGCGGACAAAGCAGTTGATTCCCGAGGACACGACCCGCGGTGGGCGCGGCATAGAGCGCGACAAACTGCCGGATTTCGACGTCTACTTCCGCGGCAAGCCGATCGGTGACATTGCCATGCGCAGTGCCGAGATTCTGCGCCAGCAAGACAAGGCCACGAGCATCACGCAGTGA